The following proteins come from a genomic window of Rhodohalobacter sp. 614A:
- the nrfD gene encoding NrfD/PsrC family molybdoenzyme membrane anchor subunit — MSKTYKYVPEPALIKGNHDFKDITAMITDINVRPTPKGWYIAFGIANMLLLLLLVSIAYLIWQGTGIWGLNAPVGWGWAIINFVWWVGIGHAGTLISAILFLFRQGWRTAINRFAEAMTIFAVMCAGIFPGIHVGRIWVIYWVFPIPNQMSMWPNFNSPLLWDVFAVSTYFTVSLLFWYVGLVPDFATIRDRIKSKIGKMAYGTFALGWRGSNRHWWNYEKAYMILAGLATPLVLSVHTIVSFDFAVSIIPGWHTTIFPPYFVAGAVFSGFAMVLTLMIICRKIYGLEDIMTIDHMEKMNMIILVTGTMVGFAYIMEQFIAWYSGVEYEKAIFMLRAAGPYAWAYWIMFACNVFSPQFFWSKKLRRNVAFTFVISIIVNIGMWFERFVITVTSLSTDFLPSSWGYYSPTIWDMATYIGTFGLFFTFFLLFLRFLPMVAVAEIKGVMPQADPHNYDKNGEYVPPKVEVPEPYKNQTN, encoded by the coding sequence ATGAGTAAAACGTACAAATACGTTCCAGAGCCCGCTCTTATAAAGGGGAATCATGATTTTAAAGACATAACTGCAATGATTACGGACATTAATGTCCGGCCTACCCCGAAAGGGTGGTACATTGCATTCGGCATTGCCAACATGCTTCTCTTACTTCTGCTTGTTTCAATAGCCTACCTCATTTGGCAAGGAACCGGAATTTGGGGACTTAATGCTCCTGTTGGCTGGGGTTGGGCAATTATCAACTTTGTATGGTGGGTGGGTATTGGTCACGCCGGAACACTGATTTCAGCGATTTTATTCCTGTTTCGTCAGGGCTGGAGAACGGCTATTAACCGTTTTGCTGAAGCTATGACCATTTTTGCCGTAATGTGTGCCGGTATATTTCCGGGCATTCACGTAGGTCGTATCTGGGTTATTTACTGGGTATTCCCGATTCCAAACCAAATGTCGATGTGGCCTAATTTTAACAGTCCGCTGCTTTGGGACGTGTTTGCCGTATCAACCTATTTTACAGTATCGCTTTTATTCTGGTACGTAGGCCTTGTTCCGGATTTTGCCACGATCAGAGATCGTATCAAAAGCAAAATCGGAAAAATGGCTTATGGAACCTTTGCCCTCGGCTGGAGAGGAAGTAACCGACACTGGTGGAATTATGAAAAAGCTTATATGATTCTTGCGGGTCTTGCGACTCCACTTGTACTTTCGGTACACACCATTGTATCGTTCGACTTTGCCGTGTCCATCATTCCTGGTTGGCACACTACAATTTTCCCTCCTTACTTCGTTGCCGGAGCTGTTTTTTCAGGTTTTGCCATGGTATTAACCCTGATGATCATCTGCCGAAAAATCTATGGTCTTGAGGATATTATGACCATCGATCATATGGAAAAGATGAATATGATTATACTGGTTACCGGTACCATGGTCGGTTTCGCTTACATTATGGAGCAATTCATTGCCTGGTATAGCGGTGTAGAATATGAGAAAGCAATTTTTATGCTTCGTGCCGCCGGACCTTATGCCTGGGCTTATTGGATTATGTTTGCCTGTAACGTATTCTCACCCCAGTTTTTCTGGTCTAAGAAATTACGACGAAACGTAGCATTTACGTTTGTCATCTCAATCATTGTGAATATTGGAATGTGGTTTGAGCGATTTGTAATTACCGTTACATCCCTCTCAACCGACTTCCTGCCTTCATCCTGGGGATACTACTCTCCCACTATTTGGGATATGGCAACATATATTGGAACCTTCGGTTTGTTCTTCACCTTCTTCCTGCTCTTCCTTCGGTTCTTGCCGATGGTAGCGGTTGCTGAAATAAAAGGAGTCATGCCACAGGCAGATCCTCATAATTATGATAAGAACGGTGAATATGTACCACCGAAGGTAGAAGTCCCTGAACCATACAAAAATCAGACTAATTGA
- a CDS encoding TAT-variant-translocated molybdopterin oxidoreductase: MSDQSNQTTYWKSLNELAQNKEYQKYVEREFPENATEMTDQVSRRSFLRVMGASIALAGFASCRKPVQKILPFSKMPEDVVLGEPLFYATAMPFQDAVTGLLVETIEGRPRKIEGNEEHPSSHGGTNIYHQAAILSLYDPDRSRSPILNGENSTTADFVLFAAEHFEDREQPILFIDEANSSPTYQRLKEQILEQFPNAEWVTFEPFNDNNAIEGTQIAFGQRLRTVNHFESANIIVSLDDDFMSPHANKNSVENVYNVNETRKVTSPEDEISRIYCVENSFTSTGSFADHRLRVKTSHIPSFIYALAGRLSQQVSGLDAFRGISNDYSQSDWMNALVDDLLNNQGSSVLTVGSQYSPAVHAAVAAMNAALGNVDTTVTYHELPFQNDRNENEAFSTAISDLKSGTYSTAVLIGTDVAYTAPSDLGIVEALENTDTTIHLSDYVTETSRLCTWHVNRAHFLESWGDGLSYSGQRSIIQPQIQPLFGGISEIELLDAILSGEEPSGYDLVRETWQGSLPGNFEDQWEQILHDGIDADSGFNNVAVSLTGNFAQAIQEDQGSKMVDGIEIVIKPDSKLFDGRFANISWLQELPDSMTKVTWDNVALMSPATAESLGIDPERSFSSDEVPMVRISVNEDTAIEIAAWVQPGHADDSITLTTGYGRENIGRVADGVGVNTFPLRTSSNLFFQAAEVEATGSTYTIACTQDHQSLEGRDMIRKASIEQYRENPDFASYESQHGYEVPGLEEAAHEGDSKGPISLFNEQYGPNHEPQWGMAIDLNSCFGCGVCTIACQAENNIPVVGKREVARRRIMHWIRNDRYYAGDMENPEAYHQPVPCMHCEMAPCEQVCPVAATTHSEDGMNQMTYNRCIGTRYCANNCPFKVRRFNFFNYSKEYLTTGDDPEIIQMAMNPDVTVRFRGVMEKCTYCVQRVNRAKIKSKIERGTPRPQDGAFQTACQQACPSNAITFGDLTDPDSVVSQQKMNSRNYVMLEEMNVRPRTSYLAKLSNPNSELETTTNDTHSQH, from the coding sequence ATGAGTGATCAGTCAAATCAAACTACATACTGGAAAAGCTTAAACGAGCTTGCTCAAAATAAAGAGTATCAAAAATATGTAGAACGAGAATTTCCCGAGAATGCCACAGAAATGACTGACCAGGTATCCCGAAGAAGTTTCCTTCGGGTTATGGGCGCTTCTATTGCTCTCGCGGGTTTCGCTTCTTGCCGTAAACCGGTTCAAAAAATTCTTCCATTTTCGAAAATGCCGGAAGATGTTGTGTTGGGAGAACCTCTTTTTTACGCAACAGCCATGCCTTTTCAGGATGCTGTTACAGGACTATTAGTTGAAACCATTGAAGGGCGTCCCAGAAAAATTGAAGGGAATGAGGAGCATCCCAGCAGCCACGGCGGTACAAATATTTATCACCAGGCCGCCATTCTCAGTTTATACGATCCCGATCGTTCACGCTCTCCTATTTTAAATGGAGAAAATTCAACCACTGCAGATTTTGTACTTTTTGCGGCAGAACATTTTGAAGATCGCGAACAACCCATTCTTTTTATTGATGAAGCAAACTCCTCGCCTACCTATCAAAGGCTGAAGGAACAGATTTTAGAACAATTTCCAAATGCCGAATGGGTAACATTTGAACCATTCAACGATAACAATGCGATTGAAGGTACTCAAATCGCTTTTGGACAGCGGCTGCGAACAGTTAATCATTTTGAAAGCGCAAATATTATTGTCTCGCTCGATGATGACTTCATGAGTCCGCATGCCAATAAGAATAGCGTTGAGAATGTCTACAATGTAAATGAAACCCGTAAGGTTACCTCTCCTGAAGACGAAATTTCACGGATTTACTGTGTAGAAAACAGTTTCACAAGTACCGGTTCTTTTGCTGATCACAGGTTACGGGTTAAAACCTCTCACATCCCTTCTTTTATTTATGCGCTTGCGGGACGATTGTCTCAACAAGTAAGCGGATTGGATGCATTCAGAGGTATTTCCAACGACTATAGCCAGAGCGATTGGATGAATGCTCTTGTTGATGATTTACTGAATAATCAGGGAAGCTCGGTTCTTACCGTTGGTTCTCAGTATTCACCGGCCGTTCATGCAGCTGTTGCAGCTATGAATGCGGCTCTTGGCAATGTAGATACTACTGTAACGTATCACGAATTGCCATTCCAGAATGACCGAAATGAAAATGAGGCATTTTCAACAGCTATTAGTGATCTAAAATCAGGAACTTATTCTACTGCAGTTCTTATTGGAACCGATGTAGCCTATACAGCTCCTTCTGATTTGGGTATCGTGGAAGCACTTGAAAATACAGATACCACGATCCATCTGTCTGATTATGTGACCGAAACTTCACGCCTGTGTACATGGCATGTGAATCGTGCACACTTTCTTGAATCCTGGGGTGACGGCCTCTCTTATTCCGGCCAACGCTCTATTATTCAACCTCAAATTCAGCCTTTGTTCGGCGGAATCAGTGAAATTGAATTATTAGATGCCATTCTCAGCGGAGAAGAACCCTCTGGTTACGATCTCGTCAGAGAAACCTGGCAAGGCTCGCTTCCCGGAAATTTTGAAGATCAATGGGAACAGATCCTGCATGACGGTATTGATGCAGACAGCGGGTTCAACAATGTTGCTGTTTCATTAACGGGTAATTTTGCACAGGCCATACAGGAAGATCAGGGCAGCAAAATGGTCGATGGTATCGAAATAGTTATCAAACCAGATAGCAAACTTTTCGACGGACGATTTGCCAATATTAGCTGGCTTCAGGAATTACCAGATTCCATGACAAAAGTAACGTGGGATAATGTGGCACTAATGAGCCCGGCTACCGCTGAAAGTTTAGGAATTGATCCTGAAAGAAGCTTTAGCAGTGACGAAGTTCCGATGGTTCGAATTTCGGTTAATGAAGATACTGCGATTGAAATTGCAGCGTGGGTTCAACCTGGCCATGCCGATGATTCTATTACACTTACAACAGGATATGGACGCGAGAATATTGGGCGCGTAGCCGATGGAGTGGGTGTTAATACCTTCCCATTAAGAACCTCTTCAAATCTGTTTTTCCAGGCTGCTGAAGTGGAAGCAACAGGTTCTACATACACCATTGCGTGTACACAGGATCATCAAAGCCTCGAAGGGCGGGACATGATCCGAAAAGCGTCTATCGAACAGTACAGAGAAAACCCGGACTTTGCTTCTTATGAAAGTCAACACGGTTATGAAGTTCCCGGTTTGGAAGAAGCAGCTCACGAAGGAGATTCAAAAGGGCCAATTTCGCTTTTTAATGAACAATATGGCCCTAACCACGAACCGCAATGGGGAATGGCTATTGACCTGAACTCATGCTTTGGATGCGGAGTTTGTACCATTGCCTGCCAGGCTGAGAACAATATTCCTGTTGTAGGTAAGCGGGAAGTAGCCCGGCGAAGAATCATGCACTGGATTCGAAATGACCGATATTATGCGGGTGACATGGAAAATCCCGAAGCATACCACCAGCCGGTACCATGTATGCACTGCGAAATGGCTCCTTGCGAGCAGGTTTGTCCGGTTGCAGCCACTACACATAGTGAAGATGGCATGAACCAAATGACATACAACCGGTGTATTGGTACCCGATATTGTGCAAATAACTGCCCATTTAAAGTCCGCCGGTTCAATTTCTTTAATTACTCGAAAGAATATTTAACCACCGGAGATGATCCTGAAATTATACAGATGGCAATGAATCCGGATGTAACGGTTCGTTTCCGTGGTGTGATGGAAAAATGTACCTATTGCGTTCAGCGCGTTAACAGGGCTAAAATCAAATCCAAGATTGAACGTGGTACACCAAGGCCGCAAGACGGAGCTTTTCAGACCGCTTGCCAGCAGGCTTGCCCGTCTAATGCCATTACGTTTGGCGATTTGACAGATCCTGACAGCGTAGTTTCTCAGCAAAAGATGAATAGCAGAAATTATGTAATGCTCGAGGAAATGAATGTTCGGCCAAGAACTTCTTACCTGGCCAAGCTGAGCAATCCGAATTCCGAATTAGAAACAACCACCAACGATACTCACTCGCAACATTAG